Proteins co-encoded in one Malus sylvestris chromosome 7, drMalSylv7.2, whole genome shotgun sequence genomic window:
- the LOC126629141 gene encoding uncharacterized protein LOC126629141, with amino-acid sequence MKMNPEQNRAKARASPVSGALCGSSTVISEKGSLYLHRHPDAVLNEQGGHRNFFSNDSTQSCLGAYAPINFTRDTQKKYFDPIRRGRVKKIGQKGRVQESKMRLGTWNIGTLTGKSMEVVEVMVRRRINIMCLQETKWVGSKAKDLENSGFKLWYSGTNRTRNGVGIIVDKTLVQDVVDVKRVGDRIMAIKIVIGQELINVISAYAPQVGLDTSSKEKFWEDLGDLVQGIAQTEKLFIGGDLNGHVGRETGNYGGFHGGHGFGERNEDGEAILDFAMAYDIFLANTFFKKREEHVITYKSGS; translated from the coding sequence atgaaaatgaatccagaacaaaatcgcgctaaagctagggcgtcacccgtaagtggcgcgctgtgtggctcgagcacagtgataagtgagaaagggtcgctgtatctccatcggcacccggatgcagtgttaaatgagcaagggggccatagaaacttcttttcgaacgactccactcaaagttgtttgggagcatatgctcctatcaactttacccgggacacacaaaagaagtactttgatcctattagacgggggagggtgaagaagataggacagaagggtagagttcaagagagcaaaatgcgtttaggaacgtggaatataggaaccttaacgggaaaatctatggaagtagtggaagttatggtgaggagaaggataaatattatgtgcctacaagaaactaagtgggttggtagtaaggcaaaggatctagaaaactcagggtttaaactttggtattcgggcacaaatagaacgagaaacggtgttggcatcatcgtggacaagaccttggtacaagatgttgtagatgtcaagagggtaggagatagaatcatggcaatcaagattgtaataggacaagaacttatcaatgtgattagtgcgtacgcacctcaagtagggttggatacgagttcgaaggagaaattttgggaagatcttggagacttggtgcaaggaattgctcagacggagaagttatttataggaggagatttaaatggacacgtgggcagggagacaggcaactatggaggttttcatggtggccatggttttggggagagaaacgaggatggggaagctatcttggattttgcaatggcatatgatatcttcttagccaacaccttctttaagaagagagaagaacatgtgatcacctacaagagtgggtcgtaa
- the LOC126627736 gene encoding protein NUCLEAR FUSION DEFECTIVE 4-like codes for MLVSGPGGGGGWSNTKTLALQVLYGRWFMMFASLLIMSAAGATYMFGLYSSDIKFVLGYDQSTLNLLSFFKDLGSNVGVLSGLINEVTPPWVVLSVGGVLNFFGYFMIWMAVTKRIARPQVWQMCLYICIGANSQSFANTGSLVTCVKNFPESRGAVLGILKGYVGLSGAIFTQLYSAFYYNDTKALILLIGWLPAAISFVFLRIIRIMKVIRHPNEVKVFYNMLYISLGLAGFLMVMIIIQKNVHFTQGEYGASAAMVIFLLVLPLAVVIIEEFKILEGKKLELNGSSDLKIVTEKPKSEEESVPSDMSRPREALATTTTETEPSCWKTMFRPPDRGEDYTILQALFSIDMLILFIACICGVGGTLTAIDNLGQIGASLGYPKQSISTFVSLVSIWNYLGRVVSGFGSEILLKRYKFPRPLMLTLTLLLSCVGHLLVAFNVKNGLYLASVIIGFCFGAQWPLLFAIISELFGLKYYSTLYNFGSSASPVGLYLLNVRLTGHVYDKEAKKQLAAKGLVRQAGKELTCVGGECFKLSFIIIAAATLFGTFVSLILVMRTRKFYQSDIYKKFRQETEAAEREMATVDQNGAKPLETNGRS; via the coding sequence ATGTTGGTCTCTGGACCTGGTGGAGGAGGGGGATGGAGCAACACCAAAACCCTAGCCCTCCAAGTCCTCTATGGGAGGTGGTTCATGATGTTTGCTTCCCTCTTAATCATGTCAGCCGCTGGCGCCACCTACATGTTTGGTCTCTACTCCAGTGACATCAAATTTGTGCTGGGGTATGACCAAAGTACCCTCAATCTTCTCAGCTTCTTCAAGGACTTGGGGTCCAATGTTGGTGTTCTTTCTGGTCTAATCAACGAGGTAACACCCCCATGGGTGGTCCTATCAGTGGGTGGAGTCCTCAATTTTTTTGGTTACTTCATGATTTGGATGGCCGTGACCAAAAGAATTGCAAGGCCTCAGGTTTGGCAAATGTGCCTGTACATCTGTATAGGTGCAAATTCTCAGTCTTTTGCCAATACCGGATCACTTGTCACTTGTGTCAAAAACTTCCCGGAGAGCCGTGGCGCGGTTTTGGGAATCTTGAAGGGATATGTTGGCCTAAGTGGTGCTATATTCACTCAATTATACTCTGCTTTTTATTATAATGACACCAAGGCTTTGATTTTGTTAATTGGGTGGCTTCCTGCTgccatttcttttgtttttcttagaATAATTCGGATTATGAAGGTCATTAGACATCCCAATGAAGTCAAAGTGTTTTATAATATGCTTTATATCTCACTTGGGCTTGCTGGATTTTTAATGGTTATGATTATAATCCAGAAGAATGTTCATTTCACTCAAGGCGAGTATGGTGCTAGTGCTGCCATGGTTATTTTCTTGCTTGTCCTCCCACTTGCCGTGGTTATTATTGAGGAATTTAAGATCTTGGAAGGCAAGAAGCTCGAGTTGAATGGCAGTTCGGACTTGAAGATAGTTACCGAAAAGCCTAAATCAGAAGAAGAAAGCGTTCCATCCGATATGTCACGACCCAGGGAAGCGCTCGCCACCACTACCACAGAGACTGAACCGTCGTGCTGGAAAACTATGTTTAGGCCACCAGATAGAGGTGAGGACTACACCATACTCCAAGCACTTTTCAGCATTGACATGCTCATTCTTTTCATTGCATGCATATGTGGTGTTGGTGGCACATTGACCGCAATAGACAACTTGGGTCAGATTGGAGCTTCTTTAGGGTACCCTAAACAAAGCATAAGCACTTTTGTGTCCCTAGTAAGCATATGGAATTATttgggtcgtgtcgtgtcgggtttcGGCTCCGAAATCTTGTTGAAAAGATACAAGTTCCCTCGTCCTCTGATGTTAACCCTAACCCTCTTGCTTTCTTGTGTTGGCCACCTTCTCGTTGCCTTCAATGTCAAAAATGGTCTCTACCTAGCCTCCGTGATCATAGGGTTTTGTTTCGGTGCCCAATGGCCTCTACTTTTTGCCATAATTTCTGAGCTTTTCGGCCTCAAATACTACTCCACTTTGTATAATTTTGGGTCGTCTGCTAGCCCGGTTGGACTGTACTTGCTCAACGTGAGACTCACCGGGCACGTATATGACAAAGAAGCCAAAAAGCAGCTTGCAGCAAAAGGGCTTGTAAGACAAGCAGGCAAGGAGTTGACCTGCGTTGGGGGAGAGTGCTTCAAATTGTCCTTCATTATAATTGCAGCAGCCACATTATTTGGCACGTTCGTGTCACTGATTTTGGTGATGAGAACGAGAAAGTTTTACCAGAGTGATATATACAAGAAGTTCAGACAGGAAACAGAAGCTGCTGAGAGAGAGATGGCCACGGTAGATCAAAATGGTGCCAAACCATTGGAAACCAATGGAAGATCGTAG